In the Deferribacter desulfuricans SSM1 genome, ACAACTTTTAGTCTTTGCGAGCGCTAGCGAAGCAATCTCCAATTCAATGTTTTACAAGAGATTACTTCGTCGCTACCGCTCCTCGTAATGACTGCCGAGCCGTCATTGCGAGGCAACAAAAGTTGCCGAAGCAATCTCTTTAACTGTTTATGTGGTCTTGTCAAATAACAAGCCCACCATCTCTCTTATGTTTTTTGCAAGCTTTAATACTTCTTCAGGTGGAATCTGCCTTACCACTTTATCATTTTGGGTATCAACTATCTTTACTACTACTTCCCCAAGATCTTTATCCACCTCAAACTCTCGTTTGATATTCATCATATCGAGAGCCTTATTTAGCTCTTCCATCTGTTTCCTTAATTCCTGCTCGCTTACCTGCTTTTGAGCCTGCTGCCTTGCACTCTGCTCAACAACCTTCTGGGTGTTTTTTACATCACTGGTTGATGATGCTTTATCTACTGTTGCAACTGTTAAATTTTTTACTGCCTCTAACATAGCTCATCACCACCTTTCTTTTATTTTAGGAAAGGGGCAAAAGCCCCAATCCTTTTATTACCTACCCAGAAGTTGTAAAGCGAGCTGAGGAAGCTGATTAGCCTGTGCCAGCATAGCAGTAGAAGACTGCTGAAGTATCTGATACCTTGTAAAGTTAGCCATCTCCTCAGCAATATCAAGGTCTCTAATCCTGGACTCAGAAGCTGTCAAGTTCTCCCTTGCTGTGTCAAGGTTTGTAATCGCATGCTCAAGCCTGTTAACCTGAGCACCAATAGTAGACCTTGCACCAGAGATAAACTCCAATGCCCTGTCAATCTTCGTAATTGCTTTTTGAGCAGATTCTTGGTCAACTACTAAGACATTGTCAAGATCTAATGATTTAGTATCAATCTGAGCAACACTTACATTTATGTCTTGCCCTTCATTTGCTCCTATCTGAAGCGCAGTTGAATTATCAACAAGGTGTAATTCAATAGTTGTTGTACCTGATGCTGTAAATGTAAGATTTCCACTACTATCTCCTGAAACTGAAACTCCCAAATTTTTATCAAAGCTCAATTCAACACCACTAATTACTCCTCTTAATGTGTAATCATTTACAGTATCACTACCTACGGTAGCTCCATTTTTTGTAACACTTACAGTTAAAGAGGAGTTTTCACCTTTTTGAACTGTAGTCAAGGATAAACCATCAATAAGTTTCTGGTCACCGATGAAAGAAATCTTGCTGTCTTCACCTATTAAACCACTTTGGATTTTAAATGTACCTGCAGTAGTATCATAATATACTAAGTCATTTTTAATAGAAGAATCTCCCATTTCCAAATCATTTACAAGCGCAT is a window encoding:
- a CDS encoding flagellar protein FlaG, giving the protein MLEAVKNLTVATVDKASSTSDVKNTQKVVEQSARQQAQKQVSEQELRKQMEELNKALDMMNIKREFEVDKDLGEVVVKIVDTQNDKVVRQIPPEEVLKLAKNIREMVGLLFDKTT